One genomic segment of Streptomyces sp. TLI_146 includes these proteins:
- a CDS encoding TetR/AcrR family transcriptional regulator — translation MANEVALAGMGLRERKKFQTRRRLMATALKLFAERGFDKVSVAEIAEAAEVSKMTVFNHFATKEELVLRPLEEHTDDVAQAVRDRAPGESAVAAVRRHYLTAVEQRDASIGLDGEPLVVQLTRLIMDTPVLLTRAHAALVRSSELVAEVLAEETGDLVMARVAAAQLMGTRATLVSENHRRLLLGDPVEDIAPDAARLGARAFDLVEFGLGDFATRG, via the coding sequence ATGGCGAACGAGGTGGCACTGGCCGGCATGGGGCTGCGGGAGCGCAAGAAGTTCCAGACCCGGCGGCGGCTGATGGCCACCGCGCTGAAGCTCTTCGCCGAGCGCGGCTTCGACAAGGTCTCGGTCGCCGAGATCGCCGAGGCGGCCGAGGTGTCGAAGATGACCGTCTTCAACCACTTCGCCACCAAAGAGGAGTTGGTGCTCCGGCCGCTTGAGGAGCACACCGACGACGTCGCCCAGGCCGTACGCGACCGGGCCCCCGGTGAGTCCGCCGTCGCCGCCGTGCGCCGCCACTATCTGACGGCCGTGGAGCAGCGCGACGCCTCCATCGGCCTCGACGGCGAGCCCCTGGTGGTCCAGCTGACCCGGCTGATCATGGACACCCCGGTCCTGCTCACCCGCGCCCACGCCGCCCTCGTCCGCAGCTCCGAGCTGGTGGCCGAGGTGCTGGCCGAAGAGACCGGCGACCTCGTGATGGCCCGGGTCGCGGCGGCCCAGCTGATGGGTACGCGCGCGACGCTGGTCAGCGAGAACCATCGCCGCCTGTTGCTCGGGGACCCGGTGGAGGACATCGCCCCGGACGCCGCCCGGCTGGGCGCCCGCGCGTTCGACCTGGTCGAGTTCGGCCTCGGGGACTTCGCGACACGGGGGTAG
- a CDS encoding maleylpyruvate isomerase family mycothiol-dependent enzyme → MPPAKKRTRSYDPVKTRAAVLAQFAHVREAVARLAPDALERPTRLAGWTVYDLAAHLARAVDVVARNLAEPAPAPGRPEVTLPDWPFATATATATATAAAAPDTRPDLAALYADVAARTERLLPDAEDTRLVRTVLGTMTLADYLVTRTVELCVHTDDLNDAVPGLDIPYDRQALAACTRLLADALAVKAPGGSVEVRIPPYAVVQCVEGPKHTRGTPPNVVETDPLTWLRLAAGRRAWADERDGGRVSASGERADLSALLPVLSR, encoded by the coding sequence ATGCCTCCCGCCAAGAAGCGCACGCGCAGCTACGACCCGGTCAAGACCCGCGCCGCCGTCCTCGCCCAGTTCGCGCACGTACGCGAAGCCGTGGCGCGGCTCGCGCCCGACGCGCTGGAGCGGCCGACCCGGCTGGCGGGCTGGACCGTGTACGACCTCGCCGCGCATCTGGCGCGGGCCGTAGACGTGGTCGCCCGGAACCTGGCCGAGCCGGCGCCCGCCCCCGGCCGCCCGGAAGTGACCCTGCCGGACTGGCCGTTCGCCACCGCCACCGCCACCGCCACCGCCACCGCCGCGGCCGCCCCGGACACCCGGCCCGACCTCGCCGCGCTCTACGCGGACGTGGCCGCCCGCACCGAGCGGCTGCTCCCGGACGCCGAGGACACCCGGCTCGTCAGGACCGTCCTCGGCACCATGACCCTCGCCGACTACCTGGTCACGCGCACGGTCGAGCTCTGCGTCCACACCGACGACCTGAACGACGCCGTCCCCGGCCTGGACATCCCGTACGACCGCCAGGCGCTCGCCGCCTGCACCCGGCTGCTCGCCGACGCGCTCGCGGTGAAGGCGCCGGGCGGCTCGGTCGAGGTCCGGATCCCGCCGTACGCGGTGGTCCAGTGCGTCGAGGGCCCCAAGCACACCCGCGGCACGCCCCCGAACGTCGTGGAGACCGATCCGCTCACCTGGCTCCGGCTCGCCGCCGGGCGCCGGGCGTGGGCGGACGAGCGGGACGGGGGGCGGGTTTCGGCGAGCGGGGAGCGGGCGGACCTCTCCGCACTCCTGCCGGTGCTTTCCCGCTGA
- the purF gene encoding amidophosphoribosyltransferase, whose product MPRGDGRLNHDLLPGEKGPQDACGVFGVWAPGEEVAKLTYFGLYALQHRGQESAGIAVSNGSQILVFKDMGLVSQVFDETSLGSLQGHIAVGHARYSTTGASVWENAQPTFRATAHGSIALGHNGNLVNTAQLAEMVAELPKENGRATQVAATNDTDLVTALLAGQTDDDGKPLTVEEAAAKVLPQVQGAFSLVFMDEQTLYCARDPQGIRPLVIGRLERGWVVASETAALDICGASFVREIEPGELVAIDENGLRTSRFAEAKPKGCVFEYVYLARPDTDIAGRNVYLSRVEMGRKLAKEAPVEADLVIATPESGTPAAIGYAEASGIPYGSGLVKNAYVGRTFIQPSQTIRQLGIRLKLNPLKEVIRGKRLVVVDDSIVRGNTQRALVKMLREAGAAEVHIRISSPPVKWPCFFGIDFATRAELIANGMTIEEIGTSLGADSLSYISTDAMIESTTIPKDNLCRACFDGVYPMELPDPELLGKQLLETELAAGPAATAAADALRRP is encoded by the coding sequence GTGCCACGTGGTGACGGTCGACTCAATCATGATCTGCTCCCCGGCGAGAAAGGCCCCCAGGACGCTTGCGGCGTCTTCGGCGTCTGGGCTCCGGGTGAAGAGGTCGCCAAGCTCACTTACTTCGGGCTTTACGCCCTCCAGCATCGGGGCCAGGAATCCGCGGGAATCGCGGTAAGCAACGGCTCCCAGATCCTCGTCTTCAAGGACATGGGGCTTGTCTCCCAGGTCTTCGACGAGACCTCTCTCGGTTCCCTCCAAGGTCATATCGCGGTCGGTCACGCCCGCTACTCGACCACGGGTGCCTCCGTGTGGGAGAACGCGCAGCCGACGTTCCGGGCGACCGCCCACGGCTCGATCGCGCTCGGCCACAACGGCAACCTGGTGAACACCGCGCAGCTCGCGGAGATGGTCGCCGAGCTGCCGAAGGAGAACGGTCGCGCGACCCAGGTCGCCGCCACCAACGACACCGACCTCGTCACCGCCCTGCTCGCGGGGCAGACCGACGACGACGGCAAGCCGCTCACCGTGGAGGAGGCGGCCGCCAAGGTCCTTCCCCAGGTGCAGGGCGCGTTCTCGCTGGTCTTCATGGACGAGCAGACGCTCTACTGCGCCCGTGACCCGCAGGGCATCCGCCCGCTGGTCATCGGCCGCCTGGAGCGCGGCTGGGTGGTCGCGTCCGAGACCGCCGCCCTCGACATCTGCGGCGCCAGCTTCGTCCGCGAGATCGAGCCGGGCGAGCTCGTCGCCATCGACGAGAACGGTCTGCGAACGTCGAGATTTGCGGAAGCGAAGCCCAAGGGCTGTGTCTTCGAGTACGTGTATCTCGCCCGCCCCGACACCGACATCGCCGGTCGCAACGTCTACCTCTCGCGCGTCGAGATGGGACGGAAACTCGCCAAGGAAGCGCCCGTCGAGGCCGACCTGGTGATAGCGACTCCGGAGTCCGGCACCCCCGCCGCCATCGGCTACGCGGAGGCCAGCGGCATTCCGTACGGCTCGGGCCTGGTCAAGAACGCCTACGTCGGCCGGACCTTCATCCAGCCGTCGCAGACCATCCGCCAGCTCGGCATCCGCCTGAAGCTGAACCCGCTGAAGGAAGTCATCCGGGGCAAGCGCCTGGTGGTCGTGGACGACTCGATCGTCCGCGGCAACACCCAGCGCGCGCTGGTGAAGATGCTCCGCGAGGCCGGGGCCGCCGAGGTCCACATCCGGATCTCGTCCCCGCCGGTCAAGTGGCCGTGCTTCTTCGGCATCGACTTCGCGACCCGCGCCGAGCTGATCGCCAACGGCATGACGATCGAGGAGATCGGCACGTCGCTCGGCGCCGACTCGCTCTCGTACATCTCGACGGACGCGATGATCGAGTCGACCACCATCCCCAAGGACAACCTCTGCCGCGCCTGCTTCGACGGGGTCTACCCGATGGAGCTCCCGGACCCCGAGCTGCTCGGCAAGCAGCTTCTGGAGACCGAGCTCGCGGCCGGCCCCGCCGCCACGGCCGCGGCCGACGCGCTGCGCCGCCCGTAG
- the purM gene encoding phosphoribosylformylglycinamidine cyclo-ligase → MSETTGASYAAAGVDIEAGDRAVELMKEWVKKTKRPEVLGGLGGFAGLFDASALKRYERPLLASATDGVGTKVDLARRLGVYDTIGHDLVGMVVDDLVVCGAEPLFMTDYICVGKVHPERVAAIVKGIAEGCVLAGCALVGGETAEHPGLLGPDDFDVAGAGTGVVEYDRLLGADRIRTGDVVIAMASSGLHSNGYSLVRHVLFDRAKMKLEQQVEEFGRTLGEELLEPTKIYSLDCLALTRTTEVHGFSHVTGGGLANNLARVIPDHLHATVDRSTWAPGAVFDLVGTAGQVERLELEKTLNMGVGMIAIVPEGSVDVALTTLADRGVDAWVAGRITERGDRATGAELTGDYAK, encoded by the coding sequence ATGTCTGAGACCACTGGTGCCAGCTACGCAGCCGCGGGCGTCGACATCGAGGCGGGCGACCGCGCCGTCGAGCTGATGAAGGAGTGGGTGAAGAAGACCAAGCGCCCCGAGGTGCTGGGCGGCCTCGGCGGTTTCGCCGGTCTCTTCGACGCCTCCGCCCTCAAGCGCTACGAGCGCCCGCTGCTCGCCTCCGCGACCGACGGCGTCGGCACGAAGGTCGACCTCGCCCGCCGCCTCGGCGTGTACGACACGATCGGCCACGACCTCGTCGGCATGGTCGTCGACGACCTCGTGGTGTGCGGCGCCGAGCCGCTGTTCATGACCGACTACATCTGCGTCGGCAAGGTGCACCCCGAGCGGGTCGCCGCCATCGTGAAGGGCATCGCCGAGGGCTGTGTCCTCGCGGGCTGCGCCCTGGTCGGCGGCGAGACCGCCGAGCACCCGGGCCTGCTCGGCCCGGACGACTTCGACGTGGCCGGCGCTGGCACGGGCGTGGTCGAGTACGACCGGCTGCTCGGCGCGGATCGCATCCGCACGGGTGATGTCGTCATCGCCATGGCGTCGTCCGGACTTCACTCGAACGGGTACTCACTCGTCCGGCACGTGCTCTTCGACCGGGCGAAGATGAAGCTGGAGCAGCAGGTCGAGGAGTTCGGGCGGACCCTGGGCGAGGAGCTCCTGGAGCCGACCAAGATCTACTCGCTGGACTGCCTGGCCCTGACCCGTACCACCGAGGTGCACGGTTTCAGCCATGTCACCGGCGGCGGCCTCGCCAACAACCTGGCCCGGGTCATCCCGGACCACCTGCACGCCACGGTCGACCGCTCGACCTGGGCGCCGGGCGCGGTCTTCGACCTGGTGGGCACGGCCGGTCAGGTCGAGCGGCTGGAGCTGGAGAAGACGCTGAACATGGGCGTCGGCATGATCGCGATCGTCCCCGAGGGCTCGGTGGACGTGGCGCTGACGACGCTGGCGGACCGGGGCGTGGACGCCTGGGTCGCGGGCCGGATCACCGAGCGCGGCGACCGCGCGACCGGCGCCGAGCTCACGGGTGACTACGCGAAGTAG
- a CDS encoding DUF3073 domain-containing protein, whose product MGRGRAKAKQTKVARQLKYSSGGTDLSRLANELGASTSQPISNQPPNGEPFEDDDEEDDPYARYAELYNSDDDEDEESGPSAQRRGA is encoded by the coding sequence ATGGGGCGCGGCCGGGCAAAGGCCAAGCAGACCAAGGTCGCCCGCCAGCTGAAGTACAGCAGCGGCGGGACTGACCTGTCGCGTCTGGCCAACGAGCTGGGCGCATCGACTTCGCAGCCGATCTCGAATCAGCCGCCGAATGGCGAGCCGTTCGAGGACGACGACGAGGAAGACGACCCGTACGCCCGCTATGCGGAGCTGTACAACAGCGACGACGACGAGGACGAAGAGTCCGGTCCGTCGGCGCAGCGTCGCGGCGCTTGA
- a CDS encoding Glu/Leu/Phe/Val dehydrogenase dimerization domain-containing protein, which produces MTDVTGDAVSSADVLHTLFRSDQGGHEQVVLCQDRASGLKAVIAIHSTALGPALGGTRFYPYASEAEAVADALNLSRGMSYKNAMAGLDHGGGKAVIIGDPETVKSEELLLAYGRMVASLGGRYVTACDVGTYVADMDVVARECRWTTGRSPENGGAGDSSVLTAFGVFQGMRASAQHLWGDPTLRGRKVGVAGVGKVGHYLVEHLVADGAEVVITDVREDSVRRILDKHPGSVTAVADTDALIRVEGLDIYAPCALGGALNDETVPVLTAKIVCGAANNQLAHPGVEKDLADRAILYAPDYVVNAGGVIQVADELHGFDFDRCKTKAAKIFDTTLAIFARAKEDGIPPAAAADRIAEQRMAEARRR; this is translated from the coding sequence GTGACCGATGTGACCGGCGACGCTGTCAGCTCAGCAGACGTTCTGCACACCCTGTTCCGTTCGGACCAGGGCGGCCATGAACAGGTCGTGCTGTGCCAGGACCGCGCCTCGGGCCTCAAAGCCGTCATCGCCATCCACTCCACCGCCCTGGGCCCGGCCCTCGGCGGAACGCGCTTCTACCCCTACGCGAGCGAGGCCGAGGCCGTCGCCGACGCGCTCAACCTCTCCCGCGGCATGTCGTACAAGAACGCCATGGCCGGGCTCGACCACGGCGGCGGCAAGGCCGTGATCATCGGTGACCCGGAGACGGTCAAGAGCGAGGAACTCCTGCTCGCCTACGGGCGGATGGTGGCCTCGCTCGGCGGCCGTTACGTGACGGCGTGCGACGTCGGCACCTATGTGGCGGACATGGACGTCGTGGCGCGCGAGTGCCGGTGGACCACGGGCCGCTCCCCCGAGAACGGCGGCGCGGGCGACTCCTCCGTGCTCACCGCCTTCGGCGTCTTCCAGGGCATGCGGGCCAGCGCCCAGCACCTGTGGGGCGACCCGACGCTGCGCGGCCGCAAGGTCGGCGTCGCGGGCGTCGGCAAGGTGGGCCACTACCTGGTGGAGCACCTGGTGGCGGACGGCGCCGAGGTCGTGATCACCGACGTGCGCGAGGACTCGGTACGCCGGATCCTCGACAAGCACCCGGGCAGCGTCACCGCGGTCGCCGACACGGACGCGCTGATCCGTGTGGAGGGCCTGGACATCTACGCCCCCTGCGCGCTCGGCGGCGCCCTGAACGACGAGACCGTCCCGGTGCTCACCGCCAAGATCGTGTGCGGCGCGGCCAACAACCAGCTGGCGCACCCGGGCGTCGAGAAGGACCTCGCGGACCGCGCGATCCTCTACGCGCCCGACTACGTGGTCAACGCCGGTGGCGTGATCCAGGTGGCCGACGAGCTCCACGGCTTCGACTTCGACCGCTGCAAGACGAAGGCCGCGAAGATCTTCGACACCACGCTGGCCATATTCGCACGTGCGAAGGAAGACGGTATTCCGCCGGCCGCCGCGGCCGACCGGATCGCCGAGCAGCGCATGGCCGAGGCACGCCGGCGCTAG
- the bldC gene encoding developmental transcriptional regulator BldC, which produces MTARTPDAEPLLTPAEVATMFRVDPKTVTRWAKAGKLTSIRTLGGHRRYREAEVRALLAGIPQQRSEA; this is translated from the coding sequence ATGACCGCTCGCACCCCTGATGCCGAGCCGCTGCTGACCCCGGCTGAGGTTGCCACGATGTTCCGCGTGGACCCGAAGACGGTCACCCGCTGGGCGAAGGCGGGCAAGCTCACGTCCATCCGCACGCTGGGTGGACACCGCCGGTACCGCGAAGCAGAGGTCCGTGCGCTGCTGGCGGGTATTCCGCAGCAGCGTAGCGAGGCCTGA
- a CDS encoding DUF6274 family protein, giving the protein MRHETRALLRAHLSAASGYRHVTRHCPVCSRLLRLAMDPSEPDALLALPEPLPEAVPPDAAPEARPEDESPAER; this is encoded by the coding sequence GTGAGGCACGAGACTCGGGCGCTGCTGCGCGCCCATCTGTCGGCCGCCAGCGGCTACCGGCACGTCACCCGGCACTGCCCCGTCTGTTCGCGCCTCCTGCGGCTCGCCATGGACCCCTCCGAGCCGGACGCGCTCCTCGCACTCCCCGAGCCCCTGCCGGAGGCCGTGCCCCCCGACGCGGCACCCGAGGCCCGCCCCGAGGACGAAAGTCCCGCCGAGCGGTGA
- the hrpA gene encoding ATP-dependent RNA helicase HrpA, with product MSTSFADLQTLLAEISLRDAHRLGRRLEGARRIKKPEARQAVLDEIAAEAAKSAERVARRASRMPEVTYPEQLPVSQKKDTILEAIRDHQVVIVAGETGSGKTTQIPKICMELGRGVRGMIGHTQPRRIAARTVADRIADELKTPLGEAVGWKVRFTDQVDQDATFVKLMTDGILLAEIQTDRELRAYDTIIIDEAHERSLNIDFLLGYLAQLLPKRPDLKVVITSATIDPERFSRHFGDAPIVEVSGRTYPVEVRYRPLLEEDSEDADRDQITAICDAVDELQSEGPGDILVFLSGEREIRDTADALNKKNLRSTEVLPLYARLSHAEQHRVFQQHSGRRIVLATNVAETSLTVPGIKYVIDPGTARISRYSHRTKVQRLPIEAVSQASANQRKGRCGRTSDGICIRLYSEDDFLSRPEFTDAEILRTNLASVILQMTAAGLGDIEKFPFIDPPDHRNIRDGVQLLQELHALDPAEKDPRKRLTPMGRKLAQLPVDPRLARMVLEADKNGCVREVMVIAAALSIQDPRERPSDKQTQADQQHARFKDETSDFLAFLNLWRYVREQQKERGSSSFRRMCKQEYLNFLRIREWQDIYSQLRTVAKTMGIHLNEEDAPEQSVHTSLLAGLLSHIGLKDTDKNEYLGARSAKFAIFPGSALFKKQPKVVMSAELVETSRLWARVNAKVEPEWIEPLAQHLVKRTYSEPHWEKDQAAVMAYERVTLYGVPIVANRKVNYGRIDPEASRELFIRNALVEGDWRTHHKFFADNRKLLTEVEELEHRARRRDILVDDETLFDFYDQRVPEHVVSGAHFDSWWKHKRHDEPEFLDFEREMLIRESALAVTKDDYPDNWRQGRLKFKVTYQFEPGADADGVTVHIPLQVLNQVTDEGFDWQIPGLREEVVTELIRSLPKPIRRHYVPAPNFATKFLERAVPLQEPLPVTLARELQRMVGVPVTADDFDLTRVPDHLKITYRIVDERRRKLAEDKDLEALKLQLRPKARQALSKAAAAAAPSGGVSIERTGLTDWTIGTLTKVFETKRAGQPVKAYPALVDSGETVSVRLFDTEAEQQQAMWRGTRKLILLNIPVNPAKFASDKLTNQQKLALSRNPHGSVQALFEDCATAAADKLIADHGGPAWDEESFRKLYDKVRADLVDATVRTVGQVQQILAAWQACERRLKATNSLVLINNLQDVREQLAALMPAGFVTATGLRRLPDLMRYLVAVDRRLQQMPTSVQRDTTRMEKVHEMQDEYAWLLEQMPQGRPVPREVLDIRWMIEELRVSYFAHALGTAFPVSDKRIVKAIDAAVAAQKS from the coding sequence ATGTCTACTTCCTTTGCCGATCTCCAGACCCTGCTGGCCGAGATCTCGCTGCGTGACGCCCATCGGCTCGGCCGCCGTCTCGAAGGCGCCCGCCGCATCAAGAAGCCCGAGGCCCGGCAGGCCGTGCTCGACGAGATCGCCGCCGAGGCCGCGAAGTCCGCCGAGCGCGTCGCCCGGCGGGCCTCCCGCATGCCCGAGGTCACGTACCCCGAGCAGCTCCCGGTCAGCCAGAAGAAGGACACGATCCTGGAGGCGATACGGGACCACCAGGTCGTGATCGTCGCGGGTGAGACCGGCTCCGGCAAGACCACCCAGATCCCCAAGATCTGTATGGAGCTGGGCCGGGGCGTGCGCGGCATGATCGGGCACACCCAGCCCCGCCGGATCGCGGCGCGTACGGTCGCGGACCGGATCGCGGACGAGCTGAAGACCCCGCTCGGCGAGGCGGTCGGCTGGAAGGTCCGGTTCACCGACCAGGTCGACCAGGACGCGACCTTCGTCAAGCTGATGACGGACGGCATCCTGCTCGCGGAGATCCAGACGGACCGCGAGCTGCGCGCGTACGACACGATCATCATCGACGAGGCCCACGAGCGGTCCCTCAACATCGACTTCCTGCTGGGCTATCTGGCCCAGCTGCTGCCCAAGCGCCCGGACCTGAAGGTCGTCATCACCTCGGCGACCATCGACCCCGAGCGCTTCTCGCGCCACTTCGGGGACGCGCCGATCGTCGAGGTCAGCGGGCGTACGTACCCGGTCGAGGTGCGGTATCGCCCGCTCCTCGAAGAGGACTCCGAGGATGCCGACCGCGACCAGATCACCGCGATCTGCGACGCCGTCGACGAGCTCCAGTCCGAGGGCCCCGGCGACATCCTGGTCTTCCTCTCCGGCGAGCGCGAGATCCGCGACACGGCGGACGCGCTCAACAAGAAGAACCTCCGGTCCACCGAGGTGCTGCCGCTGTACGCGCGCCTCAGCCACGCCGAGCAGCACCGCGTCTTCCAGCAGCACTCCGGCCGCAGGATCGTTCTCGCGACCAACGTCGCCGAGACCTCCCTGACCGTCCCGGGCATCAAGTACGTGATCGACCCGGGCACCGCCCGTATCTCCCGCTACAGCCACCGCACCAAGGTGCAGCGCCTGCCCATCGAGGCGGTCTCGCAGGCCAGCGCCAACCAGCGCAAGGGCCGCTGCGGCCGTACCAGCGACGGCATCTGCATCCGGCTGTACTCGGAGGACGACTTCCTCTCCCGGCCGGAGTTCACCGACGCGGAGATCCTCCGTACCAACCTGGCCTCCGTCATCCTCCAGATGACCGCCGCCGGGCTCGGCGACATCGAGAAGTTCCCCTTCATCGACCCGCCGGACCACCGCAACATCCGCGACGGCGTCCAGCTCCTCCAGGAGCTGCACGCGCTGGACCCGGCCGAGAAGGACCCCCGCAAGCGGCTGACCCCGATGGGCCGCAAGCTCGCGCAGCTGCCGGTCGACCCGCGGCTCGCCCGGATGGTCCTGGAGGCCGACAAGAACGGCTGTGTCCGCGAGGTCATGGTCATCGCGGCCGCGCTCTCCATCCAGGACCCGCGCGAGCGCCCGTCCGACAAGCAGACCCAGGCCGACCAGCAGCACGCCCGCTTCAAGGACGAGACCAGCGACTTCCTCGCCTTCCTCAACCTGTGGCGGTACGTGCGCGAGCAGCAGAAGGAGCGCGGCTCCTCCAGCTTCCGCCGGATGTGCAAGCAGGAGTACCTGAACTTCCTGCGGATCCGGGAGTGGCAGGACATCTACTCCCAGCTGCGCACGGTCGCCAAGACGATGGGCATCCACCTCAACGAGGAGGACGCCCCCGAGCAGTCGGTGCACACCTCGCTGCTGGCCGGTCTGCTCTCGCACATCGGGCTCAAGGACACCGACAAGAACGAGTACCTGGGCGCCCGCAGCGCCAAGTTCGCGATCTTCCCGGGCTCCGCGCTCTTCAAGAAGCAGCCCAAGGTCGTCATGTCGGCTGAGCTCGTGGAGACCTCCCGCCTGTGGGCGCGGGTCAACGCGAAGGTCGAACCCGAGTGGATCGAGCCGCTCGCCCAGCACCTGGTCAAGCGCACCTACAGCGAGCCGCACTGGGAGAAGGACCAGGCCGCGGTGATGGCGTACGAGAGGGTCACGCTGTACGGCGTGCCGATCGTCGCCAACCGCAAGGTGAACTACGGCCGCATCGACCCGGAGGCCTCGCGCGAGCTGTTCATCCGCAACGCGCTGGTCGAGGGCGACTGGCGCACCCACCACAAGTTCTTCGCCGACAACCGCAAGCTCCTGACCGAGGTCGAGGAGCTGGAGCACCGGGCCCGGCGCCGGGACATCCTGGTCGACGACGAGACGCTCTTCGACTTCTACGACCAGCGGGTGCCCGAACACGTCGTCTCCGGCGCCCACTTCGACTCCTGGTGGAAGCACAAGCGCCATGACGAACCGGAGTTCCTGGACTTCGAGCGGGAGATGCTCATCCGGGAGTCGGCGCTCGCCGTCACCAAGGACGACTATCCGGACAACTGGCGCCAGGGCCGGCTGAAGTTCAAGGTCACCTACCAGTTCGAGCCGGGCGCGGACGCGGACGGCGTGACCGTCCACATCCCGCTCCAGGTCCTCAACCAGGTCACCGACGAGGGCTTCGACTGGCAGATCCCGGGCCTGCGCGAGGAGGTGGTGACGGAGCTCATCCGCTCCCTGCCCAAGCCGATCCGCCGCCACTACGTGCCCGCGCCGAACTTCGCGACGAAGTTCCTGGAGCGTGCGGTGCCGTTGCAGGAGCCGCTGCCGGTGACGCTGGCGCGCGAGCTCCAGCGGATGGTCGGGGTGCCGGTCACGGCCGACGACTTCGACCTGACGCGCGTCCCGGACCACCTGAAGATCACGTACCGGATCGTCGACGAGCGGCGCCGCAAGCTGGCCGAGGACAAGGACCTGGAGGCGCTCAAGCTCCAGCTGCGCCCCAAGGCCCGCCAGGCGCTCTCCAAGGCCGCCGCGGCGGCCGCGCCCTCGGGCGGGGTCTCCATCGAGCGCACGGGCCTCACGGACTGGACGATCGGCACCCTGACGAAGGTCTTCGAGACCAAGCGCGCGGGCCAGCCGGTGAAGGCGTACCCGGCGCTGGTCGACTCCGGCGAGACCGTCTCCGTACGGCTCTTCGACACCGAGGCCGAGCAGCAGCAGGCGATGTGGCGCGGCACCCGGAAGCTGATCCTGCTGAACATCCCGGTGAACCCGGCGAAGTTCGCCTCGGACAAGCTGACCAACCAGCAGAAGCTCGCCCTCTCCCGCAATCCGCACGGCTCCGTCCAGGCGCTCTTCGAGGACTGCGCGACGGCCGCCGCGGACAAGCTGATCGCGGACCACGGGGGCCCGGCGTGGGACGAGGAGTCGTTCCGCAAGCTGTACGACAAGGTCCGCGCCGACCTCGTGGACGCGACCGTACGGACAGTGGGGCAGGTCCAGCAGATCCTGGCCGCCTGGCAGGCCTGTGAGCGCCGTCTGAAGGCCACGAACAGCCTGGTCCTGATCAACAACCTCCAGGACGTACGGGAGCAGCTGGCGGCCCTGATGCCGGCCGGTTTCGTGACCGCGACGGGGCTGCGCCGGCTGCCGGACCTGATGCGCTATCTGGTGGCGGTGGACCGGCGCCTTCAGCAGATGCCGACGTCCGTGCAGCGCGACACCACGCGCATGGAGAAGGTCCACGAGATGCAGGACGAGTACGCGTGGCTCCTGGAGCAGATGCCGCAGGGGCGGCCGGTGCCCCGGGAGGTCCTGGACATCCGCTGGATGATCGAGGAGCTGCGGGTGAGCTACTTCGCGCACGCGCTGGGCACCGCGTTCCCCGTCTCGGACAAGCGGATCGTGAAGGCGATCGACGCGGCGGTCGCCGCGCAGAAGTCCTGA
- a CDS encoding thioredoxin domain-containing protein yields the protein MSKSQGTPASKSNKSNKFKTPKKSKKPFVIGAAVVAAAVVLGVASYQATSPGSGTKSAASSDAVEPPAGTFPELEKLARRDGKDPLAQGRADAPVVMIEYADFKCSYCGKFARDTEPALVKKYVDAGTLRIEWRNMPIFGAESEAAARAAWAAGQQGRFWQFHTAAYAKGAKEKGFGKDRLRELAQQAGVTDLDRFVRDADGDAAKAAVKKDQDEAYALGATSTPSFVVNGRPLAGAQPLDTFAQAIDEAAAYKAARTAGPKGTGK from the coding sequence ATGTCCAAGTCCCAGGGCACCCCTGCGTCCAAGTCCAACAAGTCCAACAAGTTCAAGACGCCCAAGAAGTCCAAGAAGCCGTTCGTGATCGGTGCCGCGGTGGTCGCGGCCGCGGTCGTGCTCGGCGTCGCCTCCTACCAGGCGACCTCGCCCGGTTCCGGCACCAAGTCCGCCGCCTCCTCCGACGCCGTCGAGCCGCCCGCCGGGACCTTCCCCGAGCTGGAGAAGCTGGCCCGGCGCGACGGCAAGGACCCGCTGGCCCAGGGCCGCGCGGACGCGCCCGTCGTGATGATCGAGTACGCCGACTTCAAGTGCTCGTACTGCGGCAAGTTCGCCCGGGACACCGAGCCCGCGCTGGTGAAGAAGTACGTCGACGCGGGCACCCTGCGCATCGAGTGGCGCAACATGCCGATCTTCGGCGCCGAGTCGGAGGCGGCGGCGCGCGCCGCCTGGGCGGCCGGGCAGCAGGGCCGGTTCTGGCAGTTCCACACGGCGGCGTACGCCAAGGGCGCCAAGGAGAAGGGCTTCGGAAAGGACCGGCTGCGCGAGCTCGCCCAGCAGGCGGGCGTCACCGACCTGGACCGTTTCGTCCGGGACGCGGACGGCGACGCGGCGAAGGCGGCGGTGAAGAAGGACCAGGACGAGGCGTACGCGCTGGGCGCGACCTCCACGCCGTCGTTCGTGGTCAACGGCCGCCCGCTGGCGGGCGCCCAGCCGCTGGACACCTTCGCGCAGGCGATCGACGAGGCGGCGGCGTACAAGGCCGCGCGGACCGCCGGCCCGAAGGGGACCGGAAAGTGA